One part of the Thermococcus litoralis DSM 5473 genome encodes these proteins:
- a CDS encoding helix-turn-helix transcriptional regulator: MKGRGILIAFIFLLLSSPFVVAQSQISELTFVVYRDGYVGVSLSVSTNDTYVFIPLFGEHWENLAVIGDNDVLTYETMDGGILVSTFNSSLVYISYYTSDLTYKSGPVWTFNVSTNVPFKVVLPEDAVIVELSEIPLNIEENTLLMSEGNHTISYILTNVYKNSNSQESSSYILYIVLLAALVASVVLVLMFRERRRKRGSYMETIDISQYVEKYNLKREEEEVIRYLIENGGVAKQSEIRKALKLPKTTMWRLSNRLERQGLVKIFKNERGENVLQLLLMENTK, translated from the coding sequence ATGAAAGGTAGGGGGATTCTTATTGCCTTTATTTTTCTTCTGTTGTCTTCACCTTTTGTAGTCGCTCAGTCTCAAATTTCAGAATTAACCTTTGTAGTGTATAGGGATGGGTATGTAGGGGTTTCGTTAAGCGTTTCTACAAACGATACTTATGTTTTTATTCCTCTCTTTGGTGAGCACTGGGAGAATTTGGCAGTTATAGGGGATAACGATGTTTTAACTTATGAAACGATGGACGGAGGGATTTTAGTTTCCACTTTCAACTCCTCCCTCGTTTATATCTCATATTACACTTCTGATTTGACTTATAAATCGGGGCCAGTGTGGACATTTAACGTGAGTACAAATGTGCCTTTTAAGGTAGTTCTGCCTGAAGATGCCGTTATTGTGGAACTAAGCGAAATCCCTCTAAATATTGAGGAAAACACCCTCCTTATGTCTGAAGGCAACCACACCATCTCTTACATCCTGACCAACGTATACAAAAACTCCAATTCCCAAGAATCCTCATCTTACATTTTATACATTGTTTTGTTAGCTGCATTAGTTGCTTCGGTTGTTCTTGTCCTTATGTTTCGAGAAAGACGGCGTAAAAGAGGATCTTATATGGAAACGATTGACATCTCCCAATATGTGGAGAAATACAATCTTAAACGTGAAGAAGAGGAAGTGATTCGCTATCTTATTGAGAATGGAGGAGTTGCAAAGCAATCAGAGATAAGAAAGGCTCTTAAACTTCCAAAAACTACTATGTGGAGGTTATCAAATAGGCTTGAGAGACAAGGCTTGGTAAAAATTTTCAAAAACGAAAGAGGAGAAAATGTCCTCCAGCTTCTTCTAATGGAAAATACTAAATGA
- a CDS encoding DUF4855 domain-containing protein: MANFGLWWVKWNGGEYESRMIKGRDENWQGIPATIDNFKELGFNYAVVLDGEGKGTPQQGYSYNDGYYDGNKFGSWLNRHFEGAIDYFASIPILNNTNISSKGVRGVSYWKGWIDGVLDSTGGNLKGFYWSLEDAWQVSDGTVYEEDIEEISAYVRNLNKKLIWIPSACTLVLEKTNIFSLAGLFDYVFVQPNYYQRGAIARGANDYIPYTYEVFKEWLTKLENLKNENDAFNIYIEMEADQSLLFYYIDHTHLEENFRISLLEYCAPTFSPECLSQYTTEAKTIAYHYTKAQKDVLGGLYPNRAYYLSIDLNVISEMNGFTRRLGDNYV; encoded by the coding sequence TCCCTGCAACCATTGATAACTTTAAAGAGTTGGGGTTCAATTATGCAGTAGTTCTTGACGGTGAAGGGAAGGGCACTCCACAACAAGGATATTCATATAATGATGGATATTATGATGGAAACAAGTTTGGAAGCTGGTTAAACAGACATTTCGAGGGTGCTATTGACTATTTTGCTTCTATCCCCATATTGAATAATACAAATATCTCCAGCAAGGGTGTTAGAGGAGTGTCCTACTGGAAAGGATGGATTGATGGAGTTTTAGATTCGACTGGAGGAAATTTAAAGGGATTTTACTGGAGCCTAGAGGATGCATGGCAAGTGAGCGATGGGACAGTGTATGAGGAAGACATTGAAGAAATATCAGCTTATGTGAGAAACTTAAACAAGAAGCTTATATGGATACCCTCAGCGTGTACATTGGTACTCGAGAAAACCAATATTTTCAGTCTTGCAGGCCTCTTCGACTATGTCTTTGTACAACCTAACTACTACCAACGAGGAGCTATTGCAAGGGGAGCTAATGATTACATCCCATATACTTATGAAGTTTTTAAAGAGTGGCTAACAAAACTTGAGAATCTAAAGAATGAGAACGATGCATTCAACATCTATATAGAAATGGAGGCCGATCAAAGTTTGCTCTTTTACTATATTGATCATACACACCTAGAAGAAAACTTTAGGATTTCCCTTCTTGAATACTGCGCCCCAACATTTAGTCCAGAATGTTTAAGCCAGTACACAACTGAAGCTAAAACCATAGCATACCACTACACTAAAGCACAGAAGGATGTCTTGGGAGGTTTATATCCGAACAGAGCATATTATCTCAGCATTGACCTGAATGTTATTAGTGAAATGAATGGATTTACTAGAAGATTGGGGGATAATTATGTATAA